A stretch of Fusarium poae strain DAOMC 252244 chromosome 2, whole genome shotgun sequence DNA encodes these proteins:
- a CDS encoding hypothetical protein (SECRETED:SignalP(1-20)): protein MHYTTFPILINLLLSSLSLAAPNEPCYGPNGIAGVCITDAACSSAGGTSISGACPADAANIKCCSKPKCSSGNCRWASDCAGTSASNQCPGPSQMKCCSSAATGFGGYSAPKIPAVGACKAVSVNAAKKVVAAFPGRIREIGCKRDCSCPGSSDHCCGLATDFMCSDAGGSATLSGKEIAEWCMKNRSTLNLKYVIWGQKIWTTSVDKTEKKWENWRTMEKRDGLTQNHWDHVHVSYNG, encoded by the exons ATGCACTACACTACTTTCCCCATTCTTATCAACCTCCTCCTGTCATCTCTATCCCTCGCCGCACCCAACGAACCCTGCTATGGCCCCAACGGCATCGCAGGCGTCTGTATCACCGACGCAGCCTGCAGTTCCGCCGGCGGCACTTCCATCTCTGGCGCATGTCCTGCCGATGCAGCCAACATCAAATGCTGTTCCAAGCCCAAGTGCTCCTCTGGAAACTGTCGCTGGGCGTCTGACTGTGCTGGTACCTCAGCATCTAATCAGTGTCCCGGCCCATCGCAGATGAAGTGCTGCTCCTCTGCCGCTACTGGCTTTGGAGGGTACTCTGCGCCGAAGATCCCAGCTGTAGGAGCTTGTAAGGCGGTTTCTGTCAACGCAGCTAAGAAGGTCGTTGCTGCGTTCCCTGGAAGAATTAGGGAGATTGGATGCAAGAGAGACTGTTCTTGTCCTGGAAGCTCAGACCATTGTTGTGGTTTGGCGACTGACTTTATGTGTTCCGATGCTGGCGGC TCTGCTACACTCTCCGGAAAGGAGATCGCTGAGTGGTGCATGAAGAACCGCAGTACTCTCAATCTCAAATATGTTATTTGGGGTCAAAAGATCTGGACTACTTCTGTCGACAAGACGGAGAAGAAGTGGGAGAACTGGCGGACCATGGAGAAGCGAGACGGCTTAACTCAAAACCACTG GGATCACGTCCATGTCTCATACAATGGATAG
- a CDS encoding hypothetical protein (BUSCO:10652at5125) — MDLDEFSDDGFDDLPDNALQELEDNAIQFTQAQAASRSATQHQRAGSPEVYWIDEDDDLDTTEVTNDAGLPIGRPVIDNNLPRNEASQPYPRRSIPPPNPNWNPVIDPSKRRPIGQPIQQHVNAAPPNQPMYTSQQFQTQSSNFARVQSSQFARPPLPQNRTAAPEQPQNRPGDILSALQQRVVVLEDQLKAALGEASIVRSNFVKSNEAHAAEVARLNKINAEQLAKQERIAEAAVAAQQNADTELQFLQRDMREVVRRKEPAAGASGGLSTPKKASKTWVADGFDEMDIALSPSKGQGRSRNSGAIALHVGERTPSKGKRKRPTVDSPVMPLETHTDSFASSNGRAEPPAQQAPIVVAPPPAVPFEFLKLVLDHGTHRSTFDVLSRFYFPDDPETSFSAIVFQKIPLMGDPHRPMQLLVDFANLMSGIWTRCQADQLWEPIKYVLSLISFTFSLHASEVAPFVIPNLAAPAQATICTLAEWQNRIPEGEEQLKNSEFQSMKRHIKIVDILSVFHTCSLACSAALDVTEDDVKSQATMFWSCISPDLVYKLLSPKQELPDILGMLELLTTCSLPDSLGPITERESPVASHVINHVTNKLTDYHSSVKSREQKSTLFLAALRTLISFSRYPFGAMELASHSLALPRLVACLSSSIDELYDLPIPSNILPPNAETDGLRWGSEAASYSASLYKIISKCVFLIHSLVTGPSTANIAEIGQKLSMMHGGSQRYLLALGRLTFAEEDLVMEAGIDGETVEAAHELLELAVTPDEGEIVSGAFGVY, encoded by the exons ATGGACCTTGACGAATTCTCCGATGACGGCTTCGACGATCTTCCTGATAATGCCCTGCAAGAACTCGAGGACAATGCAATTCAATTCACCCAGGCGCAAGCCGCCTCGAGATCAGCAACACAACACCAGCGAGCTGGATCTCCTGAGGTCTACTGgattgatgaagatgacgatctCGATACGACCGAAGTGACAAATGATGCTGGCCTGCCTATAGGGAGACCTGTTATAGACAATAATCTGCCACGGAATGAGGCATCCCAACCCTACCCTCGGCGCTCCATCCCGCCTCCAAATCCAAATTGGAATCCCGTCATCGACCCTTCGAAACGACGTCCAATAGGACAGCCGATCCAGCAACATGTCAATGCTGCACCGCCCAACCAGCCCATGTACACTTCTCAGCAGTTCCAAACACAGAGTTCCAACTTCGCTCGTGTTCAGTCAAGCCAATTTGCTCGACCTCCCCTTCCTCAGAACCGGACCGCAGCTCCTGAGCAGCCCCAAAATCGTCCTGGCGATATCTTGTCGGCTCTCCAACAGCGAGTCGTAGTTCTCGAGGACCAACTCAAAGCGGCTTTGGGGGAGGCTTCCATTGTCCGGTCCAATTTCGTCAAATCCAACGAGGCGCACGCTGCAGAGGTTGCTCGCTTGAATAAAATTAATGCCGAGCAGCTAGCAAAGCAAGAACGGATTGCTGAAGCAGCCGTTGCCGCTCAACAAAATGCCGATACAGAACTGCAATTTCTTCAGCGTGATATGAGGGAGGTTGTTCGCCGAAAGGAGCCTGCTGCGGGCGCTTCTGGGGGACTCTCGACCCCTAAGAAAGCCTCTAAGACATGGGTCGCTGATGGATTTGACGAAATGGATATTGCTCTAAGTCCAAGCAAAGGACAAGGACGAAGTAGGAATTCTGGGGCAATAGCACTGCATGTTGGCGAGCGGACACCGAGcaaagggaaaagaaaacgGCCGACGGTCGATAGCCCTGTGATGCCATTGGAGACTCATACAGACAGCTTTGCTAGTAGCAATGGCAGAGCCGAGCCTCCAGCTCAACAAGCACCGATTGTGGTCGCACCACCCCCTGCCGTACCATTCGAG TTTCTCAAGCTCGTGCTTGACCACGGAACTCATCGGTCAACTTTTGACGTGCTGTCTCGCTTTTACTTTCCAGATGATCCAGAAACCTCCTTCTCTGCGATTGTGTTCCAGAAAATACCCTTGATGGGGGATCCTCATCGACCAATGCAACTGCTCGTGGATTTTGCGAATCTCATGAGCGGCATCTGGACCCGATGCCAAGCGGACCAGCTGTGGGAACCCATCAAGTATGTGCTTTCGCTAATATCCTTCACATTCTCTCTTCATGCATCAGAAGTCGCCCCTTTTGTGATCCCCAACTTGGCAGCACCAGCGCAAGCAACAATATGCACCCTCGCTGAATGGCAAAATCGCATTCCTGAAGGTGAAGAGCAGTTAAAAAACTCCGAATTTCAGTCTATGAAGCGGCACATCAAAATCGTGGACATTCTCTCGGTTTTTCATACGTGCTCGCTGGCTTGCTCCGCTGCACTTGATGTGACCGAAGACGATGTTAAGTCACAGGCGACAATGTTTTGGAGCTGCATATCTCCTGATCTGGTTTATAAACTCCTGAGTCCCAAACAAGAGCTACCCGATATCTTAGGAATGCTTGAGCTATTAACCACATGTTCACTTCCAGACTCACTTGGTCCCATTACGGAGAGAGAATCTCCTGTGGCTAGTCATGTCATCAATCACGTTACAAACAAACTTACAGATTATCATTCGTCTGTGAAAAGTCGTGAGCAGAAGAGCACTTTGTTCCTGGCTGCCTTGCGAACACTGATTTCCTTCTCTCGCTATCCCTTTGGTGCGATGGAACTTGCATCTCACAGTCTCGCACTACCTCGCCTCGTTGCCTGTCTCAGCTCGTCTATAGACGAGTTATACGATCTACCTATTCCGTCCAACATTTTGCCGCCCAATGCCGAGACGGACGGCTTGCGATGGGGATCGGAGGCGGCCTCGTACTCAGCGAGCCTGTACAAAATCATTTCCAAATGTGTTTTCTTGATCCACTCCTTGGTGACCGGTCCCAGTACTGCCAATATTGCAGAAATCGGCCAGAAGCTGTCCATGATGCATGGTGGGAGCCAGCGATATCTTCTTGCCTTGGGAAGGCTCACATTTGCAGAGGAGGATCTTGTGATGGAGGCAGGGATCGATGGGGAAACGGTTGAAGCAGCACACGAATTGCTTGAACTAGCAGTAACACCAGACGAGGGCGAGATTGTGAGCGGAGCATTTGGAGTTTATTAG
- a CDS encoding hypothetical protein (TransMembrane:8 (i64-83o89-111i123-143o163-180i192-210o216-242i254-272o333-353i)~BUSCO:24034at5125) yields MARSKRGVRFPNRSDGRRSSFSSEDGGSPTKLKSQSSGQLETVNEKQPPASEKQAEYEKKKANFITRTFWTFVMFALFFTALFMGHIYIITIITAVQIVSFKEVIAIANVPSRARSLRSTKSLNWYWLATTMYFLYGETVIYYFKHIILVDKVLLPLATHHRFISFILYVFGFVFFVTSLQAGHYKFQFTNFAWTHMALYLIVVQAHFIMNNVFEGMIWFFLPAALVITNDIFAYICGIMFGRTQLIKLSPKKTVEGFVGAWIMTIIFAMLLSNIMMRSKFFICPVNDLGANIFTGLKCDPNPVFLPKTYELPELFFLPDTANFSFTIAPMQIHALNLATFASLIAPFGGFFASGLKRTFKIKDFGDSIPGHGGITDRMDCQFIMGFFAYMYFHTFVAIHKVSLGSVLETAITSLNPDEQVELVKSMGHYLRNQGIVTEDAIACIDQLLPAKQ; encoded by the exons ATGGCTCGATCAAAGAGAGGGGTTAGGTTCCCCAACCGATCTGATGGACGACGATCAAGTTTCAGCAGCGAAGATGGCGGTTCTCCCACCAAGCTCAAGTCCCAGTCTTCCGGACAGCTGGAAACAGTAAACGAG AAGCAGCCTCCAGCCAGCGAGAAGCAAGCCGAgtatgagaagaagaaggccaactTCATAACTCGCACGTTCTGGACCTTCGTCATGTTCGCTTTGTTCTTTACAGCGCTCTTTATGGGCCACATCTACAttatcaccatcatcaccgctGTGCAAATCGTCTCGTTCAAGGAGGTTATTGCCATCGCCAACGTCCCTAGCCGTGCCCGTTCCCTTCGATCGACTAAAAGTCTCAACTGGTACTGGCTGGCAACTACCATGTACTTCCTCTACGGCGAGACTGTCATCTACTACTTCAAGCACATTATCCTGGTTGACAAGGTCCTGCTTCCTCTGGCCACTCACCACCGTTTCATCAGCTTCATTCTCTATGTCTTCG GTTTCGTCTTCTTTGTCACCTCTCTTCAAGCCGGCCACTACAAGTTCCAGTTCACCAACTTCGCCTGGACTCATATGGCTCTGTACCTCATTGTCGTTCAGGCCCACTTCATCATGAACAACGTCTTCGAGGGCATGATCTGGTTTTTCTTGCCCGCAGCTCTGGTCATCACCAACGACATTTTCGCCTACATCTGCGGTATTATGTTTGGACGCACTCAGCTCATCAAGTTGTCTCCCAAGAAGACCGTCGAGGGCTTTGTTGGTGCTTGGATCATGACCATCATCTTCGCCATGCTCCTGTCCAACATCATGATGCGATCCAAGTTCTTCATCTGCCCTGTCAACGACCTCGGAGCCAACATCTTCACCGGCCTGAAGTGCGATCCCAACCCGGTCTTCCTCCCCAAGACATACGAGCTACCCGAGTTGTTCTTCCTTCCTGACACCGCCAACTTCTCTTTCACAATTGCTCCCATGCAGATTCACGCTCTCAACCTGGCCACTTTCGCTTCGCTTATCGCTCCTTTCGGTGGTTTCTTCGCTTCCGGCCTCAAGCGTAccttcaagatcaaggactTTGGCGACTCTATTCCTGGACATGGAGGAATCACTGATCGCATGGACTGCCAGTTCATAATGGGTTTCTTCGCCTACATGTACTTCCACACCTTTGTTGCTATCCACAAGGTCAGCCTCGGATCAGTGCTCGAGACAGCAATCACCAGCCTCAACCCCGATGAGCAGGTCGAGCTCGTCAAGAGCATGGGTCATTACCTCCGAAACCAGGGCATTGTGACAGAAGAC GCCATCGCATGCATTGATCAACTCTTGCCTGCGAAGCAATAA